Proteins encoded within one genomic window of Oryza brachyantha chromosome 7, ObraRS2, whole genome shotgun sequence:
- the LOC102709582 gene encoding probable calcium-binding protein CML24 — protein MDGDQQGQSVAAVAVKPSLAKAPSPSFRLRNGSLNAVRLRRVFDLFDRNGDGHITVDELAQALDALGLEADRAGLAATVGAYVPEGAAGLQFENFEALHRALGDALFGSLDLPDDGVGGGGDEEEMKEAFKVFDVDGDGFISAAELQEVLKKLGMPEAGSLATVREMICNVDRDSDGRVDFGEFKCMMQGITVFGA, from the coding sequence ATGGACGGCGACCAGCAGGGCCAGAGcgtcgcggcggtggcggtgaagcCGTCGCTGGCCaaggcgccgtcgccgtcgttccgCCTCCGCAACGGCAGCCTCAACGCGGTGCGCCTCCGCCGGGTGTTCGACCTGTTCGACCgcaacggcgacggccacATCACGGTGGACGAGCTGGCGCAGGCGCTGGACGCGCTCGGCCTCGAGGCCGACCGCGCCGGCCTGGCCGCCACCGTCGGCGCCTACGTCCCcgagggcgcggcggggcTCCAGTTCGAGAACTTCGAGGCCCTCCACCGCGCCCTCGGCGACGCGCTGTTCGGCTCGCTGGACCTccccgacgacggcgtcggcggcggcggcgacgaggaggagatgaAGGAGGCGTTCAAGGTGTTCGAcgtggacggcgacggcttcatctccgccgccgagctgcAGGAGGTGCTCAAGAAACTCGGCATGCCCGAGGCCGGCAGCCTGGCCACCGTGCGGGAGATGATCTGCAACGTCGACcgcgacagcgacggccgCGTCGACTTCGGCGAGTTCAAGTGCATGATGCAGGGGATCACCGTCTTTGGCGCCTGA